In uncultured Ilyobacter sp., a genomic segment contains:
- the rpsT gene encoding 30S ribosomal protein S20, which yields MAHSKSAKKRISIAERNRKRNQDVKSRVKTMSKKVLTDVETKNAEAAQASLSLVYKELDKAVSKGILKKNTVSRKKARLAARVNAL from the coding sequence TTGGCACACTCAAAATCAGCTAAAAAGAGAATATCAATCGCAGAAAGAAACAGAAAGAGAAATCAGGACGTTAAGTCTAGAGTAAAAACTATGTCGAAAAAAGTTTTGACAGATGTTGAAACTAAAAACGCTGAAGCTGCACAAGCTTCATTGTCTCTAGTTTACAAAGAGCTTGACAAAGCGGTTTCTAAAGGGATTCTTAAGAAGAATACTGTTTCTAGAAAGAAAGCTAGACTTGCAGCTAGAGTAAACGCACTATAA
- a CDS encoding inositol monophosphatase family protein produces the protein MIDVKELLKEVEKWAREVGQIQRENFRKDGLEIDTKSTVTDLVTEVDKKSEKYLIDKIEKNFPDHAILGEETGAHHKDSDYLWVLDPLDGTNNYAQGLPIYCISIGLEYRGEAVLGVVYAPYLDEMYTAVKGGGAFCNGKKLKVGPEKELSRCVLATGFPYDKLTNPLNNIDYFGELVPRLRGVRRMGAAAYDLACVAAGVLDGYWEMNLRHWDIAAGVLIVKEAGGEVSYFRDDREYSIIAGNKDVVGLVENHIRIVDSKR, from the coding sequence GTGATTGATGTAAAAGAACTTTTGAAGGAAGTGGAAAAATGGGCGAGAGAAGTAGGTCAGATTCAGAGGGAAAACTTCAGAAAAGATGGCCTAGAGATAGATACAAAATCAACGGTGACAGATCTTGTAACTGAGGTAGATAAAAAAAGTGAAAAATATCTGATAGATAAGATAGAAAAGAATTTTCCAGATCACGCCATATTAGGAGAGGAAACCGGTGCTCATCATAAAGATTCAGATTATCTCTGGGTTTTAGACCCTCTAGACGGAACAAACAACTATGCTCAGGGACTGCCTATATATTGTATTTCAATCGGACTAGAGTATAGGGGGGAGGCTGTCTTAGGTGTCGTATACGCTCCCTATCTCGATGAGATGTACACTGCGGTAAAAGGTGGAGGAGCCTTTTGCAACGGGAAAAAGCTGAAGGTGGGACCTGAAAAAGAACTCAGCCGATGTGTACTGGCAACAGGCTTTCCCTATGACAAGCTGACTAATCCTTTAAATAACATAGATTATTTTGGAGAACTTGTGCCAAGGTTAAGAGGTGTGAGAAGAATGGGAGCGGCAGCCTATGACCTGGCTTGTGTGGCGGCTGGGGTTCTAGATGGATACTGGGAGATGAACCTAAGGCATTGGGATATAGCCGCAGGAGTACTTATTGTAAAAGAAGCAGGGGGAGAAGTTTCATATTTTAGAGATGACAGAGAGTATTCTATAATTGCAGGAAATAAAGATGTGGTAGGACTGGTAGAAAATCATATTAGAATAGTGGATAGTAAAAGATAA
- a CDS encoding DUF3870 domain-containing protein, which yields MGKSVLVTGYSKVPAKTSAADIYSVMGICMEIDVENGDILEADCTLVTDLSKDFVIDLLKGENINDISGLEEKFRKGYQGSAKKALVTGMKICHDRYLKALQNRKALEAEII from the coding sequence GTGGGAAAAAGCGTATTAGTAACAGGATACTCTAAAGTACCTGCAAAGACATCAGCAGCGGATATATACTCAGTTATGGGAATATGTATGGAGATTGATGTCGAAAATGGAGATATTTTAGAGGCAGACTGCACTCTGGTTACAGACTTATCAAAAGATTTTGTCATAGACCTTCTGAAAGGGGAAAATATTAATGATATTTCAGGCCTTGAGGAAAAATTTAGAAAAGGTTATCAAGGGTCTGCAAAAAAGGCTCTGGTGACAGGGATGAAGATATGTCATGACAGGTATCTCAAAGCTTTGCAAAACAGAAAGGCTTTAGAGGCAGAAATAATATAA
- a CDS encoding heavy metal translocating P-type ATPase: MVKLNYIKKEYLIKNLHCAGCAAKIEEAVSSLKGIKEVHLNFMKKKITLKVPGEDEKSFLNEINKVADSIEPGTYFEDIKDKSKDLKIKLSGLNCAGCAVKIEDQVSKLDFVDTANLNFSKQILDLNISEKNMESEIFKKVEKIVKSLEPDVNVAYEHPEIVYHDHGHDHFHGSMAKKELLFLLVGGGLFIAGLFLENIPTLKIFLMVIAYILVGGDIVINSFKNIKRGNFMDENFLMTIATFGAFSIGESSEAVGVMLFYKVGEYFQDRAVENSRNSIESLMDIRPDYANLKDSMGKFEKVSPDKVRIGDIILVKPGEKVPLDGEVSKGRSAVDVSALTGESLPVDVSLGDEILSGSVNKNGTLEIKVSKDFSHSTVSKILEMVENASSKKAPSEKFITKFAKIYTPVVVVAALVIAFIPPIFVGEFSSWFYRALIFLVVSCPCALVVSIPLSFFSGIGAASKKGILVKGGNYLEELNNVKAVVFDKTGTLTMGKFKVTDIMAVNGNKEELLELASAAEWYSNHPIGECVKNAWKKPINEEDIEDHFELEGYGIKAHYKKDKILTGNTKLLKKYSIDFEEADLLGTVVYVAKNDVYAGYILISDEIKKDSHKAVKQLKEIGIKSFMLTGDRKKVADKIGKEIGIEEIHSELLPNEKVDHFQRIKEKIKGSVIFVGDGINDAPVLALSDIGVAMGGIGSDSAIEAADVIIMNDEPIKLREVIDVAKFTRVIVLQNISLAIGIKLLVMALGIGGMATMWEAIFADVGVALLAVLNSMRILKQK, from the coding sequence GTGGTTAAATTGAATTACATAAAAAAGGAATATCTCATAAAAAATCTTCATTGTGCAGGATGTGCAGCAAAGATAGAAGAAGCAGTCTCCTCTTTAAAAGGAATAAAAGAAGTTCATCTTAATTTTATGAAGAAAAAAATCACCTTGAAAGTTCCAGGTGAAGATGAAAAATCTTTTTTAAATGAAATCAATAAGGTGGCTGACAGCATAGAGCCTGGTACTTATTTTGAGGACATAAAAGATAAGTCAAAAGATCTCAAGATAAAACTCTCAGGACTAAACTGTGCAGGCTGTGCAGTAAAAATAGAGGATCAAGTCTCAAAACTCGACTTTGTAGATACAGCAAATTTAAACTTTTCCAAACAGATCTTAGATTTAAATATTTCAGAAAAAAATATGGAAAGTGAAATATTCAAAAAGGTAGAAAAAATAGTGAAGTCTTTAGAACCTGACGTAAATGTGGCATATGAACATCCTGAAATAGTATATCACGATCATGGTCACGATCATTTTCACGGCTCAATGGCCAAAAAAGAACTCTTATTTCTCCTAGTGGGAGGGGGGCTGTTTATAGCTGGTTTATTCTTGGAAAATATTCCAACTCTCAAAATATTCTTGATGGTCATAGCTTATATCCTCGTAGGAGGAGATATAGTTATAAATTCATTTAAAAATATCAAAAGAGGAAACTTTATGGATGAAAACTTCCTCATGACAATAGCAACCTTCGGTGCCTTCTCCATCGGGGAATCCTCTGAAGCAGTGGGAGTTATGCTATTTTACAAAGTTGGTGAATACTTCCAGGACCGGGCTGTGGAAAATTCCAGAAACTCAATAGAGAGTCTTATGGATATAAGACCTGATTATGCCAACTTAAAAGATAGTATGGGAAAATTTGAAAAAGTTTCCCCTGATAAAGTACGTATAGGGGATATCATCCTTGTCAAACCTGGTGAAAAAGTCCCTCTAGATGGAGAAGTATCAAAAGGTAGATCTGCCGTTGATGTTTCCGCCCTTACCGGTGAATCTCTTCCTGTGGATGTCTCTTTAGGAGATGAAATTTTAAGTGGAAGTGTGAACAAAAACGGAACTCTTGAAATAAAGGTTTCAAAAGATTTTTCTCACTCTACAGTTTCAAAAATATTAGAAATGGTTGAAAATGCAAGTTCTAAAAAGGCACCTTCGGAAAAATTCATCACAAAATTTGCAAAAATTTACACACCGGTAGTTGTTGTTGCTGCCCTGGTCATTGCATTTATCCCACCTATATTTGTAGGTGAATTTTCTTCATGGTTTTACAGAGCCCTTATATTCCTTGTAGTTTCCTGTCCGTGTGCCCTTGTGGTCTCTATCCCTCTTAGTTTTTTCAGCGGTATAGGAGCCGCCTCTAAAAAAGGTATTCTTGTTAAGGGAGGAAATTATCTAGAGGAGCTAAACAACGTCAAGGCAGTGGTCTTTGACAAAACAGGAACTCTTACCATGGGTAAATTCAAAGTCACTGATATAATGGCTGTAAACGGAAACAAAGAGGAACTATTGGAATTGGCCTCTGCTGCAGAATGGTACTCTAATCACCCAATAGGCGAATGTGTGAAAAATGCCTGGAAAAAACCTATAAACGAGGAAGATATTGAAGATCACTTTGAGCTAGAAGGTTATGGTATAAAAGCCCATTATAAAAAAGATAAAATTTTGACGGGAAATACCAAACTTCTCAAAAAATATTCTATAGATTTTGAAGAGGCTGACCTTTTAGGAACAGTTGTCTATGTGGCAAAAAACGATGTCTATGCAGGATACATCCTCATCTCAGATGAAATCAAAAAAGATTCTCATAAGGCTGTAAAACAATTAAAAGAGATAGGAATAAAATCCTTTATGCTAACTGGAGACAGAAAAAAAGTGGCAGATAAGATCGGAAAAGAGATAGGTATAGAGGAGATACATTCAGAACTCCTTCCCAATGAAAAGGTAGATCATTTCCAAAGGATAAAAGAGAAAATAAAAGGTTCTGTTATCTTTGTGGGAGACGGAATAAATGACGCCCCTGTTTTGGCTCTGTCGGATATAGGTGTAGCCATGGGAGGAATAGGTAGTGATTCTGCCATCGAAGCCGCAGACGTTATAATAATGAACGATGAGCCTATCAAACTCCGTGAGGTTATAGATGTGGCCAAATTCACCAGGGTAATCGTTTTGCAAAATATATCTCTTGCCATAGGTATAAAACTGCTGGTTATGGCCCTAGGTATAGGGGGAATGGCTACAATGTGGGAGGCAATCTTTGCAGATGTAGGAGTGGCTCTCTTAGCAGTACTAAATTCAATGCGTATATTAAAACAAAAATAA
- a CDS encoding ABC transporter permease subunit: MKKGKLSLNLFYMILWGIPIFMFARDFFKLEDLAEIFNESTYKTVAFSFKQASISVLLSFILSIVPSYYIAYRRDRISRLLESLIFIPFFFPVISTIVAFSIIFNLGFFKEFQVLYSLKAIIIANVFYNAPIFLKYLGEGMRSIPKEILEAARLEGIGEKDLFFKIKLPLIMPQIFRAFFMVFVYCFTSFAIILSLGGINYSTLEVEIATTLMGSFDFSRAFALGMVQFGVLTIVNSLGQRIEGYELKGEGDVKEVSFFTKIYSVIYLICEYAVVLTGLVFAFFNFYTGKISFEAFSTLFSVELNQYYPVVKGLINSLFLSGLVSALTLIFTYLILKNYTKFTNYIIFSTFGFSSAFLAITLVYMNISWNIPLWVLLVIGYFLTSIPVAYSFMYQYIREFPKEILEAAKIDGAGKREIFFLIEFPILKNIFISIFLQIFAIVFGEFTITYTMQVGDIFPVVSLVNYSLASDKKFLESSALSAFNLIIIISLFILSQYLRDRDWKNS, translated from the coding sequence ATGAAGAAGGGGAAGCTGAGTCTCAATTTATTTTATATGATTCTCTGGGGGATACCTATATTTATGTTTGCCAGGGATTTCTTTAAGCTAGAAGACTTGGCAGAGATTTTTAATGAGTCTACATATAAGACGGTGGCCTTCTCTTTTAAGCAAGCCTCTATATCTGTTTTGCTGTCGTTTATTCTTTCTATAGTTCCCTCCTATTATATAGCCTACAGAAGAGACAGAATAAGCCGGCTTTTAGAAAGCCTGATATTCATCCCCTTCTTTTTTCCTGTGATATCTACTATAGTGGCATTTTCAATAATATTTAACCTGGGGTTCTTTAAAGAATTCCAGGTTCTTTATTCTCTCAAGGCTATAATAATAGCCAATGTATTTTATAATGCCCCTATATTTTTGAAGTATCTTGGAGAGGGGATGAGGTCTATTCCAAAGGAGATATTAGAAGCTGCGAGACTCGAAGGTATAGGTGAAAAGGATCTTTTTTTTAAGATTAAGTTGCCTCTTATAATGCCCCAGATTTTTCGGGCATTTTTCATGGTCTTTGTATATTGCTTTACTTCTTTTGCAATTATACTCTCACTAGGAGGGATCAACTACTCCACTCTTGAGGTGGAGATAGCTACGACTCTCATGGGAAGTTTTGACTTCTCTAGGGCCTTTGCCTTGGGGATGGTGCAGTTTGGAGTTCTGACCATTGTGAACTCCCTGGGGCAGCGTATAGAGGGGTATGAGCTAAAAGGTGAGGGAGATGTAAAAGAGGTGAGTTTTTTTACGAAGATTTACAGTGTAATCTACCTGATATGTGAATATGCAGTTGTCCTAACAGGACTTGTCTTTGCTTTTTTTAATTTTTATACAGGTAAGATTTCCTTTGAAGCTTTTTCAACTCTTTTTTCAGTTGAATTAAACCAATATTATCCTGTGGTGAAAGGTCTGATAAACTCTTTGTTTTTATCTGGGCTGGTGTCGGCTCTGACTCTGATATTCACATATCTTATTCTTAAAAATTATACAAAATTTACCAATTATATTATTTTTTCAACCTTTGGATTTTCCAGTGCATTTTTGGCAATAACCCTGGTGTATATGAATATAAGCTGGAATATTCCTTTGTGGGTACTTCTAGTTATAGGATATTTTCTGACCTCTATACCTGTAGCCTACTCTTTTATGTATCAGTATATAAGGGAGTTTCCAAAGGAAATTTTAGAAGCGGCAAAAATAGACGGAGCAGGAAAAAGGGAGATATTTTTCCTTATAGAATTTCCCATTCTAAAAAATATATTTATTTCTATATTTTTACAGATATTTGCCATTGTTTTTGGGGAATTTACCATAACCTATACCATGCAGGTGGGGGATATCTTTCCTGTGGTATCTCTGGTAAACTACTCTCTGGCATCTGATAAAAAATTCCTCGAGAGTTCGGCCCTAAGTGCTTTTAACCTTATCATAATAATAAGTCTATTTATTTTGTCACAGTACTTGAGAGATAGAGATTGGAAGAACAGCTGA
- a CDS encoding thiamine ABC transporter substrate-binding protein has protein sequence MRKIFAFIFVLVAIAAYGSEVVTVYGPESMKWVQRDIAPKFKEETGIEIKFVSISGLVPRMKLEKNKPKADIVLGLTPSSAEMAKSENLIAKYRPKSYRNISKKEFIMDEEWYVTPFDYGALAINYDAQMLKNPPKSFEEISKMKKQLLVEDPRSFTGQEFMLWTIAVYGDQWKEFWRSLKPSILTVTPSWDEAFAKFTAKEAPMMAGYASSSVYFYQDGNQNKYKSFIPKEGGYVYLEGAALVKKKKIKKESKKFMDYILEKDFQELTAKKNYMFPVTSVKLPEEYKYVPVPEKVVTISGRDAVANLETWKKELIEILKD, from the coding sequence ATGAGAAAAATATTTGCATTTATTTTTGTACTGGTCGCAATAGCGGCATACGGAAGTGAAGTTGTAACAGTCTACGGACCAGAATCTATGAAATGGGTTCAAAGGGATATTGCACCAAAATTTAAGGAAGAGACTGGTATTGAAATTAAATTTGTTAGCATCAGCGGTCTGGTACCTAGAATGAAGCTTGAGAAAAACAAACCTAAGGCTGATATAGTATTAGGGCTTACTCCTAGCAGTGCAGAAATGGCAAAGAGTGAGAACCTTATAGCAAAATACCGTCCTAAGAGCTATAGAAATATAAGTAAAAAGGAATTTATTATGGATGAGGAATGGTATGTCACACCATTTGACTATGGAGCCCTTGCTATAAACTATGATGCCCAGATGCTTAAAAATCCTCCCAAGTCATTTGAGGAGATATCTAAAATGAAAAAGCAGCTTTTGGTAGAGGACCCAAGGTCTTTCACTGGACAGGAATTTATGCTCTGGACCATTGCAGTGTACGGTGATCAGTGGAAAGAGTTCTGGAGAAGCCTAAAACCATCGATACTTACTGTAACACCTAGCTGGGATGAGGCCTTTGCAAAATTTACTGCTAAAGAGGCTCCTATGATGGCTGGATATGCTTCTAGCAGTGTTTATTTTTATCAGGATGGAAATCAAAATAAGTATAAGAGTTTTATTCCTAAAGAGGGGGGCTATGTTTACCTAGAAGGAGCAGCCCTTGTAAAGAAGAAAAAAATAAAAAAAGAATCAAAAAAATTCATGGATTATATTTTGGAAAAAGATTTTCAAGAACTGACAGCAAAGAAAAACTACATGTTTCCAGTGACCAGTGTTAAACTTCCTGAGGAATACAAATATGTACCTGTACCTGAAAAAGTAGTTACAATAAGTGGGAGAGATGCTGTGGCAAATCTTGAAACATGGAAAAAAGAACTTATAGAGATTTTAAAAGACTAA
- a CDS encoding cell division protein FtsZ codes for MGDFKFSMKVFGVGGAGINALNDMIESGVEGVEYIAADTNVGKLNTSLSPVKIQLGSKITFGLGTGGDYHKGYLCAKEEDSTIKELLKDTDMLFIVSGMGGGTGSGAVLRIAELAHKLDILTVAIVTKPFSFEGRMKKLTAQDTLEHLKPYVDSYIIISNDNLLMLPNANITLQNAFKEADKILKNSVKNIKDIIFKNGLINLDFADIKAVLKNAGEAMIGFGRGKGGIAPILEAALTSPLIEGEIKGAQQLLINIASGDNLPLDKLAEVQMAINKLLIIEPENIILGVIIDEELESDIEIAVIGTKIKSL; via the coding sequence ATGGGGGATTTTAAATTTTCTATGAAGGTTTTTGGAGTCGGAGGTGCAGGGATAAACGCCTTGAATGACATGATCGAAAGTGGAGTAGAAGGGGTGGAGTATATAGCTGCAGATACAAACGTAGGAAAGTTGAATACGTCACTTTCTCCTGTCAAAATCCAGCTCGGAAGCAAGATAACTTTTGGTTTAGGTACAGGAGGAGACTACCATAAGGGTTATCTCTGTGCTAAGGAAGAGGATAGCACTATAAAGGAACTTTTAAAAGATACAGATATGCTTTTTATAGTATCTGGAATGGGTGGTGGAACAGGAAGTGGAGCCGTGCTAAGGATAGCTGAGCTTGCACATAAGCTCGATATACTGACGGTGGCAATTGTAACCAAACCTTTTTCCTTTGAAGGTCGTATGAAAAAGCTCACTGCTCAGGATACTCTAGAGCACCTAAAGCCCTATGTTGATTCATATATTATAATTTCAAATGACAACCTTCTCATGCTTCCTAATGCTAACATAACACTTCAAAATGCTTTTAAAGAGGCTGACAAAATATTGAAAAATTCTGTGAAAAATATAAAAGATATAATTTTTAAAAACGGACTTATAAACCTTGATTTTGCTGATATAAAAGCCGTCTTGAAAAATGCTGGAGAGGCAATGATCGGTTTTGGAAGAGGAAAGGGCGGGATAGCCCCTATACTAGAAGCTGCTCTTACCAGCCCACTTATAGAGGGCGAGATAAAGGGAGCCCAGCAACTCCTAATAAATATAGCCAGTGGAGACAACCTTCCTCTAGACAAACTTGCTGAAGTCCAGATGGCCATCAACAAGTTATTAATTATAGAACCTGAAAATATAATTTTAGGAGTCATTATAGATGAGGAGTTAGAAAGTGATATTGAGATAGCGGTCATAGGAACTAAAATCAAATCTCTTTAA
- a CDS encoding metalloregulator ArsR/SmtB family transcription factor, whose translation MGRNVETCDCITIHKDVVEKVKKNLKSDELIQNVADFFKAFSDSTRLKIVSMLLEEEMCVCDIANVLNMTHSSVSHQLRVLRQLRVVKNRKEGKTVYYSLDDDHVRTILAQGISHLKH comes from the coding sequence ATGGGTAGAAACGTAGAAACTTGTGACTGCATAACTATACATAAAGATGTAGTTGAAAAAGTAAAAAAAAATTTAAAGAGTGATGAGTTAATACAAAATGTAGCAGACTTCTTTAAGGCTTTTTCTGATAGTACAAGACTGAAAATAGTATCGATGCTTTTAGAAGAGGAGATGTGCGTATGTGATATTGCTAATGTCCTTAATATGACTCACTCATCTGTATCTCATCAGCTTAGAGTTTTGAGGCAACTTAGAGTTGTAAAGAACAGAAAAGAGGGAAAAACTGTTTATTATTCCCTAGATGATGACCATGTGAGAACCATATTAGCCCAAGGAATAAGTCATCTAAAACATTAA
- the glpX gene encoding class II fructose-bisphosphatase, translated as MKRELALEFARVTEAAALAAYKWVGKGDKEGADQAAVDAMRTMLNTLSIKGEIVIGEGEIDEAPMLYIGEKVGKLNNTDTPSEEEHCFLTEVDIAVDPVEGTRMTAQGQPNAIAVLAVGNKGSFLNAPDMYMEKLIVGPEAKGVIDLEKPLVENVKNVAKALKKELDELTMVVLDKPRHSQIIKDLQAMGLRIYALPDGDVAGSILSAVVDSDVDMLYGIGGAPEGVISAAVIKALGGDMNAKLKLRSEVKGISLENDKISNYEKMRCQEMGIDITKVMRINDLVKDDEVIFSATGITGGDLLEGVKKKGPIARTQTLLVRGKTKTIRYINSVHNLDYKDEDIKGLIR; from the coding sequence ATGAAAAGAGAATTAGCATTAGAATTTGCCAGAGTAACGGAGGCAGCCGCTCTCGCAGCCTATAAATGGGTAGGGAAAGGTGATAAAGAGGGGGCTGACCAGGCAGCTGTAGATGCTATGAGAACCATGCTGAATACGCTTTCTATAAAAGGAGAGATAGTAATTGGTGAAGGTGAAATTGATGAAGCCCCTATGCTTTATATCGGAGAAAAAGTTGGGAAACTTAATAATACAGATACCCCTTCAGAAGAGGAGCACTGTTTTCTCACTGAAGTGGATATAGCTGTAGACCCTGTAGAGGGGACTAGAATGACTGCCCAGGGACAGCCAAATGCAATAGCGGTGCTTGCTGTAGGAAACAAAGGAAGTTTTTTGAATGCTCCTGACATGTATATGGAAAAACTTATAGTTGGCCCTGAAGCAAAGGGGGTAATAGATCTAGAGAAGCCTTTAGTTGAAAATGTCAAAAATGTAGCAAAGGCCTTGAAAAAAGAATTGGATGAACTGACCATGGTTGTTCTTGATAAACCTAGACACAGTCAGATAATAAAAGACCTGCAAGCCATGGGATTGAGAATCTATGCTCTTCCTGACGGGGACGTGGCGGGATCTATCCTCTCAGCTGTAGTTGATTCTGATGTGGATATGCTCTATGGTATAGGAGGAGCTCCTGAAGGAGTAATCTCAGCAGCTGTTATAAAAGCTCTAGGTGGAGATATGAATGCAAAATTAAAGCTCAGAAGTGAAGTGAAAGGAATATCTCTTGAAAATGATAAAATATCTAATTATGAAAAAATGAGATGTCAAGAGATGGGAATAGATATAACTAAGGTTATGAGAATAAATGATCTTGTAAAAGATGACGAGGTTATTTTCTCGGCTACTGGTATAACTGGAGGAGATCTTTTAGAAGGGGTTAAGAAAAAAGGCCCTATAGCTAGAACTCAGACTCTTCTTGTAAGGGGAAAAACTAAAACTATCAGATATATCAATTCTGTACACAATTTAGACTACAAAGATGAGGACATAAAGGGATTAATCAGATAG
- a CDS encoding septum formation initiator family protein, which translates to MKINIKNKRELFVTLVFLVFLQYFLPKIYRSHVKLNKLIKEKKDLNLIHENVKINIMELDQDIEKLNDTYYIEKISREKLQMRKKGEVIYRLTD; encoded by the coding sequence ATGAAAATAAATATAAAAAATAAAAGAGAATTATTTGTTACTCTTGTATTTTTAGTTTTTTTACAATACTTTCTTCCGAAGATATACAGAAGTCACGTAAAACTTAACAAGCTTATTAAAGAAAAAAAAGACTTAAATTTAATTCATGAAAATGTTAAAATAAACATAATGGAGCTGGATCAGGATATAGAAAAACTAAATGATACTTACTATATAGAAAAAATATCCAGAGAGAAGCTTCAAATGAGAAAAAAAGGTGAGGTCATATATAGATTGACTGACTAG
- a CDS encoding DUF368 domain-containing protein, whose protein sequence is MFKNVIKGALIGVANVIPGISGGTLALILGIYEKLTESIGEFFNVTSKKKLEYIIFLSQIMVGAGIGILLFAKLIEFLFKNYYEGTSFFFLGIIIASLPAIMNHKDKIHPKKNEVILFLIGGLIPLVLFFYQSFVKISAVSGIDGSISGLYILKLFLCGIISGGTMVIPGISGSLILMILGEYYNVLGFINNFKIFPMGMFAVGAAVGVFIFAKVMDKFLKRYKDETLYFILGIVTLSLLEMWPGVTLNIYNIVVDILVFCTGIFLVTKARNIKMER, encoded by the coding sequence ATGTTTAAAAATGTAATAAAAGGTGCACTAATAGGAGTTGCCAATGTTATTCCTGGAATATCAGGGGGAACATTGGCACTTATTTTAGGTATATATGAAAAACTAACAGAATCTATAGGTGAATTCTTTAATGTAACCAGCAAGAAAAAACTGGAGTACATAATTTTTCTTTCGCAAATAATGGTTGGCGCAGGGATTGGAATACTTCTTTTTGCTAAGCTAATAGAATTTCTCTTTAAAAATTATTATGAGGGGACGAGCTTTTTTTTCCTAGGGATAATAATAGCATCTTTGCCTGCTATAATGAATCATAAGGATAAAATACACCCTAAAAAAAATGAGGTTATTTTATTTTTAATTGGTGGGCTTATTCCTCTGGTGCTGTTTTTTTATCAGAGTTTTGTAAAAATTTCGGCTGTTAGCGGAATAGACGGAAGTATTTCCGGTTTGTATATTCTCAAGCTATTTTTATGTGGGATAATATCTGGAGGAACTATGGTGATTCCAGGTATATCAGGTTCTCTTATACTGATGATATTGGGAGAATATTATAATGTACTGGGATTTATAAATAATTTTAAAATTTTCCCTATGGGAATGTTTGCTGTAGGTGCAGCTGTCGGGGTATTTATTTTTGCAAAGGTAATGGATAAATTCCTAAAAAGATATAAGGATGAAACTCTGTACTTTATACTTGGTATAGTTACCCTGTCTCTTTTGGAAATGTGGCCTGGAGTGACTTTGAATATCTATAATATAGTTGTGGATATACTTGTCTTTTGTACAGGGATTTTTCTTGTGACAAAGGCAAGGAATATAAAAATGGAGAGGTAG
- the aroQ gene encoding type II 3-dehydroquinate dehydratase, whose translation MLKILVIHGVNLNFLGTREPKIYGSLTLEDINKKIKDRASEHDFEIEVFQSNHEGEIVDKIQEHFQKSDYLVINPAAFTHYSIAIRDAILATGIKTIEVHLSNVHSREEFRRKSVIADIAVGQIAGFSYYGYIMALDYIKESCVK comes from the coding sequence ATGCTTAAGATACTGGTAATTCATGGAGTTAATTTGAATTTTTTGGGGACGAGAGAGCCTAAAATATATGGTAGTTTGACCCTTGAAGACATAAATAAAAAAATAAAAGATAGAGCTTCTGAGCACGACTTTGAAATAGAAGTATTTCAATCAAATCATGAAGGTGAGATAGTGGACAAGATACAAGAGCACTTTCAAAAGAGTGACTATCTTGTAATCAACCCAGCGGCCTTTACACATTATAGCATCGCCATAAGGGATGCCATTTTGGCTACTGGAATAAAGACTATAGAGGTGCATCTTTCTAATGTCCACAGCAGGGAAGAATTCAGAAGAAAGTCTGTAATAGCTGACATTGCTGTGGGGCAGATAGCTGGATTTTCATACTATGGATATATAATGGCCTTGGACTACATAAAAGAAAGTTGCGTGAAGTAA